From a single Pirellulales bacterium genomic region:
- a CDS encoding ComEC/Rec2 family competence protein, producing MRRDVPAPVAEQPRAPSARERAARRALEPASGYQPLVLLAAAVASGIVFDRWGTFSFGFWLALGTLLGASWWHSRRAGQDQRAACVLLLSAAALSGAWHHACWRLFDVDEISRFTTEVAQPVCLEAIAASTPTRVPAPPFDPLRALPSGESTRLDVIVTELRDRDVWRRGAGRATLIVEGHLLGVRSGDRLRIFGQLAGPAPVLNPGQFDFASFARGDRQMALIRTDHPDAVTRIAPGTRTTPAAWLDAWRRQASSLVWQHVGAERAGLESALLLGTRQQLSREQLETFLHTGTLDVLAISGMHVALLAWVLFLALRWALVPQRLGLIAIALVTVLYALLTGGEPPVVRATVLVLVVCLGMGLARQPLALNSLAAGALLVLAINPVDLFRAGAQLSFLAVCVLAWITPRVVRWPRLDPLARLIVETRPWPQRMLRASCLWTVRTLTVSTVIWLVMLPLILTRFHVVSPIGIVLHPLLMLPVGVALISGFALLALGWIATPLAAALGAICNVGLAITDRLVRWGEAVPGGHFYAAGPYEWWMIGAYGGFAAWAMLGERRPPGRWCLALTIAWLGIGFGAAAVERTGERALRCSFVAVGHGTAVVIELPSGETLLYDAGRLGSPAGATRDVSGVLWERGIGHLDGLVVSHADVDHFNGVPGLVERFSCGSVFAARPMIAEGSLAVKTLWGALEAHGIALREVRAGDRLQNRSGAVLEVWHPPVDGILGSDNANSIVLAIEYAGRRILLTGDLETPGLEAVLAEAPYDTDVLLAPHHGSPRSDPPGMIAWSSPEHVVISGGYDEQVAGVAQTYAASGAQVLHTAVVGAVTVSIFPGPDDACPGRLTVETHRLGNRPGSHYQVVTQP from the coding sequence ATGCGACGCGACGTTCCAGCACCGGTAGCCGAGCAGCCCCGCGCCCCCTCGGCGCGCGAGCGTGCTGCGCGACGTGCGCTCGAGCCGGCGAGCGGATACCAGCCTCTGGTGCTGCTGGCGGCGGCCGTGGCGTCTGGAATCGTGTTCGATCGCTGGGGCACATTCTCTTTCGGGTTCTGGCTCGCGCTGGGAACTCTCTTGGGCGCCAGCTGGTGGCATTCTCGGCGCGCAGGCCAAGATCAACGGGCGGCGTGCGTCTTACTGCTGTCGGCCGCGGCACTCAGTGGCGCCTGGCATCACGCCTGCTGGCGACTTTTCGACGTCGATGAAATCTCGCGCTTCACGACCGAAGTGGCGCAGCCGGTCTGTCTCGAAGCGATTGCCGCCAGCACTCCCACGCGCGTGCCGGCTCCCCCGTTCGATCCTCTCCGGGCGCTCCCCTCGGGGGAGAGCACTCGGCTCGATGTGATCGTCACCGAGTTGCGCGATCGCGACGTGTGGCGGCGCGGAGCGGGACGAGCGACGCTCATCGTCGAGGGGCATCTGCTTGGCGTACGCTCGGGCGACCGGCTGCGCATCTTCGGGCAACTGGCCGGCCCAGCGCCGGTGTTGAACCCCGGCCAGTTCGATTTCGCCTCGTTCGCGCGCGGCGATCGCCAGATGGCGTTGATCCGCACCGATCATCCCGATGCCGTGACACGTATCGCGCCGGGCACGCGGACTACTCCCGCGGCCTGGCTCGACGCCTGGCGCCGTCAGGCGAGCTCCCTCGTGTGGCAGCACGTGGGCGCGGAACGAGCTGGCCTCGAGTCCGCCCTGTTGCTCGGCACGCGTCAGCAGTTAAGCCGCGAGCAGTTGGAGACCTTCCTTCACACCGGCACGCTCGACGTGCTGGCGATCTCGGGCATGCACGTGGCGCTGCTGGCCTGGGTGCTCTTTCTGGCGTTGCGCTGGGCGCTCGTTCCGCAGCGCCTGGGGTTGATCGCCATCGCGCTCGTGACGGTGCTTTATGCCTTGCTCACCGGGGGCGAGCCGCCGGTCGTCCGCGCCACGGTCTTGGTGCTCGTCGTCTGCCTGGGGATGGGTTTGGCGCGACAGCCGCTCGCGCTCAATTCGCTGGCGGCCGGAGCGCTCCTGGTGCTGGCCATCAATCCGGTCGATCTGTTTCGCGCCGGGGCGCAGCTTTCCTTTCTCGCCGTGTGCGTATTGGCCTGGATCACGCCGCGAGTCGTCCGTTGGCCGCGGTTGGACCCGCTCGCTCGATTGATTGTCGAGACGCGTCCCTGGCCTCAGCGCATGCTGCGTGCGTCATGCTTGTGGACCGTGCGCACGCTGACGGTCTCGACCGTGATCTGGCTCGTGATGCTGCCGCTGATCCTGACGCGCTTTCACGTCGTGTCGCCCATCGGCATCGTGCTGCACCCGTTGCTGATGTTGCCCGTGGGCGTGGCGTTGATTTCCGGCTTTGCGTTGCTCGCGTTGGGTTGGATCGCCACGCCCCTGGCCGCGGCGCTGGGCGCGATCTGCAACGTGGGTCTGGCCATCACCGATCGACTGGTGCGCTGGGGCGAGGCAGTACCGGGAGGTCACTTCTATGCGGCGGGACCCTACGAGTGGTGGATGATCGGCGCGTATGGAGGCTTCGCTGCCTGGGCGATGCTCGGCGAGCGCCGTCCACCGGGGCGCTGGTGTCTCGCGCTGACGATAGCCTGGCTGGGAATCGGCTTTGGTGCGGCCGCGGTCGAACGAACGGGTGAGCGCGCCCTGCGCTGCAGCTTTGTCGCCGTCGGTCATGGCACGGCCGTCGTGATCGAGCTGCCGAGCGGCGAGACGTTACTCTACGACGCCGGCCGTCTCGGTTCTCCCGCTGGCGCGACGCGCGATGTGTCGGGCGTGTTGTGGGAACGTGGCATCGGGCACCTCGACGGTCTCGTGGTGTCGCATGCCGACGTCGATCATTTCAACGGGGTGCCCGGACTCGTCGAGCGGTTCTCTTGTGGGTCCGTGTTCGCGGCGCGTCCCATGATCGCCGAAGGATCGCTGGCGGTGAAAACGCTGTGGGGGGCGCTCGAGGCGCACGGGATCGCGCTGCGCGAGGTCCGCGCCGGCGATCGCCTGCAGAACCGCAGCGGCGCGGTGCTCGAGGTGTGGCACCCACCCGTCGACGGCATCCTCGGCAGCGACAACGCGAACAGCATCGTATTGGCGATCGAGTACGCCGGCCGCCGCATTTTGCTCACCGGCGATCTCGAAACCCCTGGTCTCGAGGCGGTCCTGGCCGAGGCGCCGTATGACACCGACGTCCTGTTGGCTCCCCATCATGGCAGCCCGAGAAGCGACCCCCCGGGCATGATCGCGTGGTCGTCGCCCGAGCATGTGGTCATTAGTGGAGGCTACGACGAGCAAGTGGCGGGCGTGGCCCAGACGTATGCCGCGTCGGGGGCTCAGGTCCTGCACACGGCGGTTGTCGGCGCCGTCACGGTGAGCATCTTCCCCGGCCCAGACGACGCCTGTCCAGGCCGGTTGACCGTCGAGACGCACCGCCTCGGAAACCGCCCCGGATCGCACTATCAAGTCGTTACTCAGCCGTAA
- a CDS encoding S9 family peptidase, translating into MKRLGIVGFSLILSGLAALVLAPPAGAQDRPARLAAKRVAPAKGDGGVKLIPRNILFGNPQKAAARISPDGKQLSYLAPVNGVLNVWVAPVDNIAAAKPVTNDTKRGIRSYFWAYNNRHILYVQDVGGDEDWHVYAVDLKTGKTTDLTPLEKVAAQIEGVSHKFPNEILIGLNDRDPQFHDIYRVNLETGERKLIQKNESFLGFLTDDDYRVRFAMRFTPDGGNEILQPDGAGGWTEFQMIPMADTLTTSPAGFDKTGDILYLIDSRGRNTAALKSLNLKTNEEKLIAENKLADIGGAMAHPTEKNIEAVSFNYTREEWQILDPKVQKDFDYLRTVADGDITVSSRTLDDKLWTVAYIMDDGPVRYYLYDRTKGKATFLFNNRDDIAGLPLAKMHPVVIEARDGLKLVSYLTLPPQSDTDGDGRPDKPLPLVLLVHGGPWARDDWGFDPQHQLLANRGYAVLSVNYRGSTGFGKEFVNAGNREWAGKMHDDLLDAVAWAEKEKIADRNKVAIMGGSYGGYATLVGLAFTPDEFACGVDIVGPSSIVTLLNTIPPYWAPAIQQFKDRVGDHTTEEGRKFLDERSPLAKVSAIKKPLLIGQGANDPRVKQSESDQIVAAMEEKKIPVTYVLYPDEGHGFARPENRLSFFAVTEAFLAENLGGRYEPVGKDFENSTIEVPHGAADVPGLSEALKANATTAK; encoded by the coding sequence ATGAAACGCCTTGGCATAGTTGGCTTTTCCTTGATCTTGTCGGGTCTCGCGGCGCTCGTGCTGGCGCCGCCGGCCGGAGCACAAGATCGCCCCGCCCGGCTGGCTGCCAAGCGCGTGGCCCCCGCGAAAGGAGACGGCGGCGTGAAGCTCATTCCGCGGAATATCTTGTTCGGCAATCCCCAGAAGGCCGCCGCCCGCATCTCGCCCGACGGCAAGCAATTGAGCTACCTCGCCCCCGTCAACGGCGTGCTCAACGTGTGGGTCGCCCCGGTCGATAACATCGCCGCGGCCAAGCCGGTCACCAACGACACGAAGCGCGGCATTCGTAGTTACTTCTGGGCCTACAACAATCGTCACATCCTGTACGTGCAGGATGTCGGCGGCGACGAAGATTGGCACGTCTATGCCGTCGATCTCAAGACCGGCAAGACGACCGATCTCACGCCGCTCGAGAAGGTGGCCGCGCAGATCGAAGGCGTCAGCCACAAATTTCCCAACGAGATCTTGATCGGCTTGAACGATCGCGATCCCCAGTTCCACGATATCTATCGCGTGAACCTCGAGACGGGGGAGCGCAAGTTAATCCAGAAGAACGAGTCGTTCCTCGGCTTTCTGACCGACGATGACTACCGCGTGCGCTTCGCCATGCGATTCACCCCCGACGGCGGCAACGAGATCCTGCAGCCCGACGGCGCCGGCGGCTGGACCGAGTTCCAGATGATTCCGATGGCCGACACGCTGACCACCAGCCCGGCGGGCTTCGACAAGACGGGAGACATCCTGTACCTGATCGACAGCCGGGGTCGCAACACGGCGGCGCTCAAGTCGCTCAATCTGAAGACGAATGAAGAAAAGCTGATCGCCGAGAACAAGCTGGCCGACATCGGCGGCGCGATGGCGCACCCGACCGAGAAGAACATCGAGGCGGTGTCGTTCAACTACACGCGCGAGGAATGGCAGATTCTCGATCCGAAGGTGCAGAAAGACTTCGACTACCTGCGCACGGTGGCCGACGGCGACATCACGGTCAGCAGCCGTACGCTCGACGACAAGCTGTGGACCGTGGCCTACATCATGGACGACGGTCCGGTGCGCTATTACCTCTACGATCGCACGAAGGGGAAGGCGACCTTCCTGTTCAACAACCGCGACGACATCGCCGGGCTGCCGCTGGCGAAGATGCACCCCGTGGTGATCGAGGCCCGCGACGGTCTGAAGCTGGTGAGCTATCTCACGCTGCCACCGCAGAGCGACACCGATGGCGACGGCCGTCCCGACAAGCCGTTGCCGCTGGTGCTGCTCGTTCACGGCGGACCCTGGGCCCGCGACGACTGGGGCTTCGACCCGCAGCACCAACTGCTGGCCAACCGCGGCTACGCCGTGTTGTCGGTGAATTACCGCGGTTCGACCGGCTTCGGCAAAGAGTTCGTCAACGCCGGCAATCGCGAGTGGGCCGGCAAGATGCACGACGACCTGCTCGACGCCGTGGCCTGGGCCGAAAAGGAAAAGATCGCCGACCGCAACAAGGTGGCGATCATGGGGGGGAGCTACGGCGGTTACGCCACGCTGGTCGGTTTGGCCTTCACGCCCGACGAGTTCGCCTGCGGAGTCGATATCGTCGGTCCGTCGAGCATCGTGACGCTGCTCAACACGATTCCGCCCTATTGGGCTCCGGCGATTCAACAGTTCAAGGATCGCGTGGGGGACCACACGACCGAAGAGGGGCGCAAGTTCCTCGACGAACGTTCGCCGCTGGCCAAGGTCTCGGCGATCAAGAAGCCGCTGCTCATCGGTCAGGGGGCGAACGATCCCCGCGTGAAACAGAGCGAATCGGACCAGATCGTCGCCGCGATGGAAGAGAAGAAGATCCCGGTGACCTACGTGCTGTATCCGGACGAAGGGCACGGCTTCGCGCGGCCGGAGAACCGCCTCTCCTTCTTCGCCGTGACCGAGGCCTTTTTGGCGGAGAATCTCGGCGGCCGCTACGAACCGGTCGGCAAGGATTTTGAGAATTCGACGATTGAGGTGCCCCACGGCGCAGCCGATGTGCCGGGTTTGAGCGAGGCCCTGAAGGCAAACGCCACGACGGCCAAGTAG
- a CDS encoding BON domain-containing protein: MGFVLDGKGETALLERDCVVSCGGRDVSRAAASQAATIRRLIAERTAGQIRDLSVAVEGRGVVLSGRTASFYSKQLAQHAAMPMIGNLPLVNEIEVA; encoded by the coding sequence ATGGGGTTTGTTTTGGATGGTAAGGGGGAGACCGCGCTCCTCGAACGTGATTGCGTCGTGAGTTGCGGGGGACGCGACGTGAGCCGCGCCGCGGCCAGCCAGGCCGCCACGATTCGTCGTCTGATCGCCGAGCGAACGGCCGGCCAGATTCGCGACCTGTCGGTCGCCGTCGAAGGCCGAGGCGTGGTCCTGTCGGGGCGCACCGCTTCGTTCTACTCGAAGCAATTGGCGCAGCACGCCGCCATGCCCATGATCGGCAATCTGCCGCTGGTCAACGAGATCGAAGTCGCTTAA
- the waaF gene encoding lipopolysaccharide heptosyltransferase II, with protein MKLGIFLPNWVGDAVMATPALRAIRQQLPTAEIVGILRPPIDQALAGTTWLDRTIVYQPRTKDRQRRGWRLVRQLRAERFETMLLLTNSFRTGLLAWASGARRRIGFDRYGRGLLLTERLYHHREQGQFVPSPVIDEYHKLAAQLGCPPDSYQIELATLPEDEARADAAWHALHLPGERRVVVLNSGGAYGAAKLWPTEYFVELARRLATSHARHVLVICGPSEREIARRIVAEAGHPHVVSLADQTLSLGLSKACVRRAELMVTTDSGPRHFAAAFQVPVVTLFGPTHIEWSENYYPRAVHLQKRLPCGPCQRRVCPLGHHQCMRDLSVDEVERTVVAQLHHPARGSHAA; from the coding sequence ATGAAGCTGGGGATCTTCCTGCCGAACTGGGTGGGTGATGCCGTCATGGCGACGCCCGCCCTGCGCGCCATCCGCCAACAACTGCCGACCGCCGAGATCGTGGGCATTCTGCGCCCGCCGATCGATCAGGCGCTGGCCGGCACCACGTGGCTCGACCGTACGATCGTCTATCAGCCGCGGACCAAGGATCGCCAGCGGCGCGGCTGGCGTCTGGTGCGGCAACTGCGCGCCGAGCGCTTCGAGACGATGCTGCTGCTGACGAACTCGTTTCGCACGGGCCTGCTGGCCTGGGCGAGCGGCGCGCGGCGCCGCATCGGCTTCGATCGCTACGGGCGAGGTCTGCTGCTCACCGAGCGGCTCTACCATCATCGCGAACAGGGACAGTTCGTCCCGTCGCCGGTGATCGACGAGTATCACAAACTGGCGGCGCAGCTCGGCTGCCCCCCCGACTCGTATCAGATCGAGCTGGCCACCTTGCCCGAGGACGAGGCGCGTGCCGACGCGGCCTGGCACGCGCTCCATCTGCCCGGCGAACGGCGCGTCGTCGTGCTGAACTCCGGTGGCGCGTACGGTGCGGCCAAGTTGTGGCCCACGGAATACTTCGTCGAGCTCGCGCGGCGCCTGGCCACGTCGCACGCGCGGCACGTGCTCGTGATCTGCGGTCCCAGCGAGCGCGAGATCGCGCGGCGGATTGTGGCAGAAGCCGGGCATCCGCACGTCGTCAGCCTGGCCGATCAAACCCTCTCGCTTGGCTTGAGCAAGGCCTGCGTCCGCCGCGCGGAGCTCATGGTCACCACCGATAGCGGGCCGCGCCATTTCGCGGCAGCCTTCCAAGTGCCGGTCGTCACGCTGTTTGGCCCCACGCACATCGAGTGGAGCGAAAACTACTATCCGCGCGCCGTGCATCTGCAGAAACGATTACCGTGCGGGCCCTGTCAGCGCCGCGTCTGCCCGTTGGGTCACCACCAGTGCATGCGCGATCTCTCGGTGGATGAAGTCGAGCGTACCGTCGTCGCGCAATTGCACCACCCGGCGCGAGGCTCGCATGCTGCTTGA
- a CDS encoding glycosyltransferase family 4 protein, producing MKIGLVLDHFDPRRGGVEQWTARFAHWLVRAGHEVHVVASSFADDALATGITAHEVRGTRTRTGFAAAVEHRLRTLRLDVVHDTGCGWYCDVLQPHGGARRAAFEQNQLLLPRAWRPWKRALARWLPRYREFDRLVARQYADDGRTIIAISKMVARDLARYHGVRPERMRLVYNGVDLVQFTPQNRARYRTPLREKLGVGPDEVLLLIVAHNFALKGVPTLLRAVGRLAASGAPVRLAVAGGKRHAAAARLAARVGVGPRVTFLGSVDDAAPWYAAADVYVQPTFYDPCSLVVLEAFAAGLPVVTSRFNGAGELLTEGREGYLVDDPANVEELAERLRPLLDAGARERMGIAARQLAERHSWDRNCREMLDVYSEIAETRRLAA from the coding sequence ATGAAAATCGGCCTCGTGCTCGATCACTTCGATCCGCGACGCGGGGGCGTCGAACAATGGACCGCGCGCTTTGCGCACTGGCTGGTCCGGGCGGGACATGAAGTTCACGTCGTCGCCAGCAGCTTCGCCGACGACGCACTGGCCACGGGCATCACCGCGCACGAAGTCCGCGGGACCCGCACGCGCACGGGCTTTGCCGCCGCCGTCGAACATCGCCTCCGCACGCTGCGGCTCGACGTCGTCCACGACACGGGGTGCGGCTGGTACTGCGACGTGCTGCAGCCGCACGGGGGTGCCCGCCGCGCCGCCTTCGAGCAGAATCAATTGCTGCTGCCGCGAGCATGGCGTCCCTGGAAGCGAGCGCTTGCGCGTTGGCTGCCGCGCTATCGTGAGTTCGATCGGCTCGTCGCGCGGCAATACGCCGACGATGGCCGGACGATCATCGCCATCTCGAAGATGGTGGCCCGCGATCTGGCCCGCTACCACGGCGTGCGTCCCGAGCGCATGCGGCTCGTCTATAATGGCGTCGATCTGGTCCAGTTCACGCCGCAAAATCGGGCCCGCTACCGCACTCCGCTGCGCGAAAAGCTGGGAGTCGGCCCCGACGAAGTGCTGCTGCTGATCGTGGCGCACAACTTTGCGCTCAAGGGGGTGCCGACGTTGTTGCGCGCCGTGGGGCGCCTGGCGGCCTCGGGGGCGCCCGTTCGCCTGGCCGTGGCGGGGGGTAAGCGGCATGCCGCCGCGGCACGACTCGCGGCGCGCGTGGGCGTCGGCCCGCGCGTGACCTTTCTGGGCTCGGTCGACGACGCTGCTCCCTGGTACGCCGCCGCCGATGTCTATGTGCAGCCCACGTTCTACGATCCCTGCAGCCTGGTCGTGCTCGAGGCCTTTGCCGCGGGGTTGCCCGTGGTGACCAGTCGCTTCAATGGCGCGGGCGAGCTGTTGACCGAGGGGCGCGAGGGCTACCTGGTCGACGATCCCGCCAACGTCGAAGAACTGGCCGAGCGGCTTCGCCCGCTCCTCGACGCGGGCGCGCGAGAGCGCATGGGCATCGCCGCGCGACAACTGGCCGAGCGGCATTCCTGGGATCGCAATTGCCGCGAGATGCTCGACGTCTACAGCGAGATCGCCGAGACGCGACGCCTGGCGGCCTAG
- the rfaE2 gene encoding D-glycero-beta-D-manno-heptose 1-phosphate adenylyltransferase has product MSHADLLRVFEQLSRPRVMVLGDLILDRYTWGNAERVSQEAPVILLRADRREARLGGAANVCHMLRGLEAETTCVGIVGSDSDGSLLRRHLIDSGVDEAAVLVDRTRPTTVKERFIGRAANRHPHQILRVDSEVREPVCQELEDQLITRIAKGLREHDVLLVSDYDKGVCTPRVLHETIEAAHRVGVRVVVDPIRGSDYSRYRGATTMTPNRLEAELATRFKINTAEDAFRAGERLCRALKLDMAIVTLDRDGMALVWPDGRGELFPTRARSVYDITGAGDMVLAMIGVALAAGTSPEVAIQLGNVAAGLEVEKIGVAQVSRDEIRERLLADQPVGQSKLVNIDELERLTIAHRARGKSIVFTNGCFDLLHVGHVSYLQEAAQLGDKLVVGLNSDASVQRLKGPTRPVINETDRAAILAALACVDYVVLFDDDTPCELLHRLRPDVLVKGGTYQPSEVVGHEVVEEYGGRVCVTGMVEGISTTAIVASLAENQTLRGPHTKFPNTADAARAPASARDTAAK; this is encoded by the coding sequence ATGAGCCACGCCGATTTGCTCCGCGTCTTCGAACAGCTTTCTCGACCGCGGGTCATGGTCTTGGGCGATCTGATTCTCGACCGATACACCTGGGGCAACGCCGAGCGCGTGAGCCAGGAAGCGCCCGTCATTCTGCTGCGTGCCGACCGCCGCGAGGCGCGACTCGGTGGGGCGGCCAATGTCTGTCACATGCTGCGGGGGCTCGAGGCCGAGACCACCTGCGTCGGCATCGTCGGTTCCGACAGCGACGGAAGCTTGTTGCGGCGACACTTGATCGACAGTGGCGTCGACGAAGCGGCCGTGCTGGTCGACCGCACGCGTCCGACCACGGTGAAAGAACGCTTTATCGGTCGCGCGGCGAATCGCCATCCGCACCAGATTCTGCGCGTCGATAGCGAAGTGCGCGAGCCGGTCTGCCAGGAACTCGAAGATCAGCTCATCACCCGCATCGCCAAGGGGCTGCGCGAGCACGACGTGTTGCTCGTCTCCGATTACGACAAAGGGGTCTGCACGCCGCGCGTCTTGCACGAGACGATCGAGGCCGCCCATCGCGTCGGCGTGCGCGTCGTGGTCGATCCGATTCGAGGCAGCGATTACAGCCGCTATCGTGGCGCGACGACGATGACCCCCAACCGTCTCGAGGCCGAGCTGGCGACCAGGTTCAAGATCAACACGGCCGAGGACGCCTTCCGCGCCGGAGAACGCCTCTGCCGCGCCTTGAAGCTGGACATGGCGATCGTCACGCTCGATCGCGACGGCATGGCGCTCGTCTGGCCCGACGGCCGAGGCGAGCTTTTTCCCACGCGGGCCCGCTCGGTCTACGACATCACGGGGGCGGGCGACATGGTGCTGGCCATGATCGGCGTGGCGCTGGCCGCGGGCACGTCCCCCGAGGTGGCCATTCAGCTTGGCAACGTGGCGGCCGGCCTCGAGGTGGAAAAGATCGGCGTGGCGCAGGTCTCGCGCGACGAGATTCGCGAGCGCCTGTTGGCCGATCAGCCCGTGGGACAGTCCAAGCTCGTGAACATCGACGAGCTAGAGCGACTGACGATCGCGCATCGCGCACGAGGCAAATCGATCGTCTTCACGAACGGTTGCTTCGATCTGCTGCACGTCGGCCATGTGAGCTATTTGCAGGAGGCCGCGCAACTAGGAGACAAGCTCGTCGTCGGGCTGAACAGCGATGCCAGCGTACAACGTCTGAAAGGCCCCACGCGCCCGGTGATCAACGAGACCGACCGCGCGGCGATTCTCGCCGCGCTCGCCTGCGTCGACTACGTAGTGCTCTTCGACGACGACACCCCTTGCGAGCTGCTCCACCGGCTGCGTCCCGATGTGCTCGTGAAGGGAGGCACGTACCAACCGAGCGAAGTCGTGGGACACGAAGTGGTCGAAGAGTACGGCGGTCGCGTCTGCGTCACCGGCATGGTCGAGGGCATCTCGACTACGGCGATCGTCGCTTCGCTGGCCGAGAATCAGACCCTGCGCGGACCGCATACGAAGTTTCCCAATACGGCCGATGCAGCCAGAGCGCCTGCCAGCGCTCGCGACACGGCAGCGAAGTAA
- a CDS encoding phosphotransferase: MLLDHQSRTRSRWRRSTLTPESSRRRLSRGAGPFDFHWHDPAFAALVGAERLDELASLLERTDGVLVARGRPGRETLRVVLGGDSALRRVLFLKRETSTHTKDLLRHVLAGRGYWTKCRAEFEVLRALREAGINVPRPIACVQQGLWRPQACLVVEGLDGTVPLAEYLSSDAVTTSSARRGEFFSALAREVARLHATGYNQPDLFANHVHVATTGASWQVAFLDFQRSTYHANPSLARRARDLAALWATLPRRLASERDEERFLDSYLSAAQLEDRAAELLAATRRRVERLLRRRKIWEIRESDTAAHRSVQALAPIERGRMWIDPEFRPHLEHEGRATFADMMATTAGECLRALADRENWRLVLDDGEHAPRGAFLKKHHIRTWNTRFRAKLGLDPGDTAGRVEARNIARLARGGIAAMRLIAYGEGLHADGLLESFVLTEELVGCTQLDHFLRRRFPALNDGAALAVDRITGERHGLRNAALDTLLGEVASVARHFHAMGYNHRDFYCCHFFIREHVPGEFRVHLIDLQRVQHRTRLRRRWIVKDLAQLAYSAPRERISRAHKMAFIKQYLGVRKLRPQDKQLIRRVLRKQRWMEWTLGLHP; the protein is encoded by the coding sequence ATGCTGCTTGACCACCAGTCGCGCACGCGCTCGCGGTGGAGACGTTCCACGCTCACGCCCGAGTCTTCCAGGCGCCGCCTGTCGCGCGGGGCGGGTCCGTTCGATTTTCACTGGCACGATCCGGCCTTCGCCGCGCTGGTCGGCGCCGAACGACTCGACGAGCTCGCATCGCTGCTGGAGCGCACCGATGGCGTGCTCGTGGCGCGCGGTCGACCGGGGCGCGAGACGCTCCGCGTCGTGCTGGGGGGGGACAGCGCCTTGCGGCGCGTCCTGTTTCTCAAACGCGAGACGTCAACGCACACGAAAGATCTCCTCCGGCACGTGCTGGCCGGCCGCGGTTACTGGACGAAATGCCGCGCCGAGTTCGAGGTGCTGCGGGCGCTGCGCGAGGCGGGAATCAACGTGCCTCGACCGATCGCTTGCGTTCAGCAGGGGCTCTGGCGACCCCAGGCCTGCCTGGTGGTCGAAGGCCTCGACGGAACGGTGCCACTCGCCGAGTACCTGTCGTCCGACGCCGTCACGACCTCATCCGCGCGACGGGGGGAGTTCTTTAGCGCCCTGGCACGCGAAGTCGCGCGACTGCACGCGACGGGCTACAACCAGCCCGACCTGTTCGCCAACCACGTCCACGTGGCGACGACGGGCGCGAGCTGGCAGGTGGCGTTCCTCGACTTTCAGCGCAGCACGTACCACGCGAACCCTTCGCTTGCCCGCCGTGCTCGCGACCTGGCCGCCCTCTGGGCGACCTTGCCGCGCCGCTTGGCGAGCGAGCGCGACGAAGAGCGCTTTCTCGACAGCTACTTATCGGCGGCGCAGCTCGAGGATCGCGCGGCCGAGTTATTGGCGGCCACGCGACGGCGCGTCGAACGGCTGTTGCGTCGACGCAAGATTTGGGAGATCCGCGAAAGCGATACCGCCGCCCATCGCTCGGTGCAGGCGCTGGCCCCCATCGAACGGGGTCGCATGTGGATCGATCCCGAGTTTCGACCTCACCTCGAGCATGAAGGCCGGGCCACGTTCGCCGACATGATGGCCACCACCGCAGGCGAATGCCTGCGCGCCCTGGCAGATCGAGAGAACTGGCGTCTCGTGCTCGACGATGGCGAACACGCGCCGCGCGGCGCGTTCCTCAAGAAGCACCATATTCGCACCTGGAACACCCGCTTTCGTGCGAAGCTCGGGCTCGATCCGGGGGATACGGCGGGGCGCGTCGAGGCGCGCAACATCGCGCGGCTCGCGCGCGGCGGCATCGCGGCCATGCGCTTGATCGCCTACGGCGAGGGGCTCCATGCCGACGGACTGCTCGAGTCGTTCGTTCTCACCGAAGAACTGGTCGGCTGCACGCAGTTGGATCATTTCTTGCGACGACGCTTCCCGGCACTCAACGACGGCGCGGCGCTAGCGGTCGATCGGATCACGGGAGAACGTCACGGCCTGCGCAATGCGGCGCTCGACACGCTGCTGGGCGAGGTGGCGTCCGTGGCGCGTCACTTTCACGCCATGGGGTACAACCACCGCGACTTCTATTGCTGCCACTTCTTCATTCGCGAGCACGTGCCAGGCGAGTTCCGCGTCCATCTCATCGACCTGCAGCGCGTGCAGCATCGCACGCGGCTGCGCCGACGATGGATCGTCAAGGACCTGGCACAACTGGCCTACTCGGCGCCGCGCGAGCGCATCTCTCGCGCGCACAAGATGGCCTTCATCAAACAATACCTGGGGGTGCGTAAACTTCGACCGCAAGACAAGCAACTCATCCGGCGAGTCTTGCGCAAGCAACGCTGGATGGAATGGACCCTGGGATTGCACCCATGA
- a CDS encoding BON domain-containing protein translates to MADQTTIESAQPRAQAALATSPIFDLRGLRVEEVEGGLLLSGSVTSYYHKQLAQEAVRAVALGVPVMNSIRVASCR, encoded by the coding sequence ATGGCCGACCAGACTACGATCGAAAGTGCCCAGCCTCGTGCCCAAGCGGCGCTTGCCACGAGCCCCATCTTCGATTTGCGCGGGCTGCGTGTGGAAGAAGTAGAGGGCGGGCTTCTGCTCAGTGGTTCCGTGACGAGTTATTACCACAAGCAACTCGCGCAGGAGGCGGTTCGCGCCGTCGCGCTGGGGGTGCCGGTGATGAACTCGATTCGCGTAGCCAGTTGTCGCTAG